The following are encoded together in the Coffea arabica cultivar ET-39 chromosome 1c, Coffea Arabica ET-39 HiFi, whole genome shotgun sequence genome:
- the LOC113715605 gene encoding APO protein 3, mitochondrial-like encodes MFRKEAQEFFNPYHGMMVKYCNGCFKLYSSESGFTELPRKLKKSERKPLVTNVNELKQRARLEKQQRRLVQEVTLNAPENGLLVKSLVPVAHHVLSAKAELLACARRVADNIPIYFCSLCGEVHVGGTPHMIRTCDVSGSQSTKEHTWERGKVEHLLPVVDSFHLYDRLGRAVSHDERLQVDRIPAIVELCIQAGVDIPEHPTRRREYPIYRVAGRLIDFEKRFPKDYSSGKDISAFGFWDTPLKSGGVEKNLDLLSDDIKGFAEKGMEAWEKMRSGAIKLMQKYAVQTCGYCSEVQVGPKGHRVRQCQAFKHQMRDGQHAWQEATIDDVVPPVYVWHVRDHHPVVLVDALKRYYGKLPAVVELFAQAGAKVGESYNGVMREDVVVPELDEEKLVV; translated from the exons ATGTTTCGTAAAGAGGCCCAAGAATTTTTTAATCCTTATCATGGGATGATGGTAAAATATTGCAATGGGTGCTTCAAACTGTATTCGAGTGAGAGTGGCTTTACAGAGCTACCTAGAAAACTGAAGAAGTCTGAGCGAAAACCATTGGTGACGAATGTTAATGAACTTAAGCAAAGAGCCAGGTTGGAAAAGCAACAGAGGAGGCTTGTCCAAGAGGTTACTCTTAATGCTCCTGAAAATGGTTTATTGGTTAAATCACTAGTTCCAGTCGCTCATCATGTTTTATCTGCTAAAGCTGAATTATTGGCTTGTGCTAGGAGAGTTGCTGATAATATTCCTATTTATTTCTGCAG CTTATGTGGCGAAGTTCATGTAGGTGGTACTCCTCATATGATTAGAACATGTGATGTAAGTGGCAGTCAGAGCACTAAAGAGCACACTTGGGAGAGAGGGAAAGTCGAACATCTATTACCTGTAGTAGACTCTTTTCATTTATATGACAGATTGGGGAGAGCTGTTTCTCATGATGAGCGGCTTCAAGTGGATCGGATTCCTGCAATAGTTGAGTTATGTATTCAGGCTGGAGTGGACATCCCCGAGCACCCGACAAGGAGGAGAGAGTATCCTATTTATCGTGTTGCTGGCAGGTTGATTGATTTCGAAAAGAGATTCCCAAAGGATTATTCATCTGGAAAGGACATCAGTGCCTTTGGATTTTGGGATACTCCATTAAAGTCTGGTGGAGTTGAGAAAAATTTGGATTTGCTTTCTGATGATATAAAAG GTTTTGCAGAGAAAGGCATGGAAGCATGGGAGAAAATGCGTTCAGGAGCCATAAAATTAATGCAGAAGTATGCAGTTCAAACATGCGGATATTGTTCTGAGGTCCAAGTTGGGCCCAAGGGTCATAGAGTGAGGCAGTGTCAGGCATTCAAGCATCAGATGCGTGATGGACAACATGCTTGGCAAGAGGCAACAATTGATGATGTTGTTCCTCCAGTATATGTTTGGCATGTTCGAGATCATCATCCTGTTGTACTTGTAGATGCTTTGAAGAGGTACTATGGAAAGTTGCCTGCTGTGGTGGAATTGTTTGCACAAGCTGGAGCAAAAGTTGGAGAGAGTTACAATGGTGTAATGAGGGAAGATGTTGTGGTTCCCGAATTAGATGAGGAAAAGCTGGTTGTCTGA